TTCCCAAATCATCCTACACCCATCAGACCGATTGAACTGCATCCTTAATCAGAGTAGTACCGGTCACGACCTGAGATTCCTTGCCAGCCGTTTTTTCATTTTCAAGGCTGGCCACAATGACACTTGCTACATCCTCTCGTGGAACCTCATTCCTGCCAACTTCTGCTGCCGCCGTTATCTGTCCGGTTCCTTTATCATTTGTCAACAAACCGGGATGGATAATCGTATATTCCAAATCCGCCCGCTTTAACCATTCGTCCGCATAGTGTTTTGCCACAACATACGGTGCAAAGGACGAAGAAGCCTCCTGAATTGCTTTACGGGTGGTGTCAAATGAACTAACCATAACAAATCGCTTCACACCAGCAAGCTTGGCTGCCTCAATTGTTTTTACAGCACCATCCAAATCGACCATCACCGTTTTGTCTGCCCCTGTGTGTCCCCCAGAACCTGCTGTGAACACAACCGCATCGACTCCCTCGGCAGCTTTGGCAATCGATTCGATATCCCCTTCCAAATCCACTACAGCAGTTTCTGCACCTAAATTTTCAAAGAAAGATGCTTGTTCCTGCTTACGGATCATTGCTTTCGCCTCCAGGCTGTCACTATCCTGGATAAATGAAACAAGATGTTTTCCAATTTGACCATTTGCACCAACTACAAGTATTTTCAAATCGTCCACCCTTTCTTTAAAATTCTATTCTACCTATTCTTATCATAATAGAATGAAAAAGCCATTGTCCAAGTTTCTGTCTGAGAGATGGCACTGCATTATACTTTACTAAGACAGAACAGATTCCTTTAATGCATGTTCAAAGGCAGCGATAATATCAGCTGCGTCCTCTATCCCTACCGAAATCCGTATTAGCCCTTCTGTGATGCCAAGCTCCTTCCTAGAAGCTTCAGGAACAGCACGGTGCGAAGTGGATAATGGATAGGAAACGGATGTCTCCACGCCTGCTAACGTAGGAACTATTTTTATCCAGTCCAACGATTTGAAAAAGTCGGCTACATTACATTTTCCGGTGATATCAATTGTGACAATCGCGCCATTTCCTTTTGCTGACACATTCTCCGGATAATAAACTTTTTGCACGGCTTCGTTCTCTTTTAAAGCATTGGCTAAAGCCTGAGCATTATTGGCATGACGGTCCATTCTTACACTTAAGGTCTTTAACCCCCGGCAAGCAAGCCATGCTTCAAAAGGGCTCAAGTTACTGCCTAAATTAACTACCTTTGATTTTGCTTTGGCAATCAGTTCCTCCCCGCCGACTAGCACGCCTGCAGTAACATCACTATGTCCGCCAATATATTTCGTCGCGCTATGCACGACTAAGTCAGCGCCCTTTTCAAATGGCCTGCAGAAATAAGGGGTTGCGAATGTATTGTCAATCATCGTGTAAAGATTATGGTCTTTCGCAATTTCAACGAGTGCAGACAAATCTTCCACACGCAGTAATGGGTTCGTTACAGATTCCGAATAAATCAGTGTAGTGGTAGATTTAATAACGTCAAGGATTTCTTTTTGGCTAGTAAAATCAACAAATATAACGTCAATCCCAAAATCCGGCAATTCATTTGCTAACAGTTCATATGTACCCCCATAGATATCCTTAGATGCAACAATATGGTCACCATGTTTAGCGACACTCAATATTCCCGCCAAAATCGCCGACAATCCTGAGGAAGTCGCCACACCATGCGGGGCACCTTCCAATTGCGCAACTGCTTCACCCAATTCATCTGGATTTGGATTACCAACCCGGGTGTACAAATAATCATTTTTGCCGTTAAAAAAATCCTCCATATCATCAAGGTCCGTAAACTTGAATGCAGATGTCTGATAGATTGGAGTTACCTTGCTTGTAAAAGATTTCTTTTCTTTATTGGAAAGATGTACTGCTCTTGTATCAAAATTTTGTACCATATTATCTCTCCCCCATCCCATATTTTTCATAATAATAATACTATCTACCTTAACGCACCAAAAGGAAATATGCCACTATACGACAACTGACACTTAATTCACAGTGTCTTCTATTTTAAAAATCTGTAAAAAGTGAAGAAATTCAGTAAAAAATACAGAAAATATTTTCGAAAATTTTAAATAGACACTATATAATATCGCTAGCAATACGAACGTATGTATCATTTTACCTAAACCTAATTACCCACATCAGATCCTGAGCCTTAAAACTTTTGAAACCGCTATCACAGTTTAGGAGGTGTCATAGATGAGCATCTATTTACTGCTGGCTGAACATGCGCCATAAAAGAAACCGGAGAGGAGGATAACCAAATGCTGTATGTTCAGGAAAACGATCAAAGGAGGATAAAGGCAGATGAAAAGACTTGTAAGGAAAAACTTTTTAGCCCTATTTTGTTTTATCTTACTTTTTGGGCTTATTCCCATACCAGCTGTCCAAACTGCATCAGCCGCTTCAGATTCAGATGATTATTTTACATCGTTTGAACCGGATGACCCTGAACTAGACTGGGAAAACACTGTGGAAACGGACGCGGATGGAAATAAAATGGCTTCCGGAATTGACGGGAATATTCCATTTGACGGTATCCAAGGGGACATTACGGAGTCGGTGGTTAACATTGAGGTATCCGGTGAAAACCCACCAAGTGAGGTGAAGGAGAAATTAATTGACCGGGACGAAACTACTAAATGGTTAACGTTTGACGATACTGCTACGATTCAGGTTGAACTAAGGCAGCCGGAAGCTGTTGTGAAATACGCATTAACATCAGGGAATGACTTTCCTGGCCGGGACCCAAGCGATTGGGAATTAGCTGGATCCAATGACGGAGAAAATTGGACAACCCTGGATTCGAGGGCTAGTCAAAAATTCAGTGAGCGTTATCAGCGGGAGATATATGAATTTGAAAATACGGAGAAGTATCTTTATTATCGGCTGAACATTACCAAAAACAACGGTGATTCTATCATTCAACTAGCAGAACTCGCCATTTCAAATGGTATTGATGTGCCTGAAGCCCCCCCTTCTGATATGAAATCAATGATTGCAAACGGCCCATCAAGTACCTATAACGCGAAGGCAAATGTTGGCTGGACAGGTGAAAATACAATTACGTATCAAGGGTCGCACCTGCCTGACGGACGGGCATATTCCTATAATAAGATACTTGATGTTGATATTGAAGTAACGGCGGATACAGCGTTGTCCTATTATATTTTCCCGTCTTTTACCGATAAGGATCATACCAATTATGCAAGCACATATGCATCGGTTGATTTGGCATTTTCCGATGGGACGTATCTGCATGATTTGGAAGCACACGATCAGCATGGTATAAAATTAGACCCGCAAAGCCAAGGAGATTCAAAAACACTGTATGCCAATCAATGGAATTTCAAAAAAGCAGACATTGGTTCTGTTGCTGAGGGAAAAACAATCGAGCGAATTTTGGTTGCGTATGATAACCCTAAAGGCCCTGCAACATTCAAAGGACAGATAGACGATATTCAAATTGACGGTAATCCCGTCACAAAGACGTACGATAACTATTC
This Virgibacillus phasianinus DNA region includes the following protein-coding sequences:
- a CDS encoding SDR family oxidoreductase, with protein sequence MKILVVGANGQIGKHLVSFIQDSDSLEAKAMIRKQEQASFFENLGAETAVVDLEGDIESIAKAAEGVDAVVFTAGSGGHTGADKTVMVDLDGAVKTIEAAKLAGVKRFVMVSSFDTTRKAIQEASSSFAPYVVAKHYADEWLKRADLEYTIIHPGLLTNDKGTGQITAAAEVGRNEVPREDVASVIVASLENEKTAGKESQVVTGTTLIKDAVQSV
- a CDS encoding trans-sulfuration enzyme family protein — encoded protein: MVQNFDTRAVHLSNKEKKSFTSKVTPIYQTSAFKFTDLDDMEDFFNGKNDYLYTRVGNPNPDELGEAVAQLEGAPHGVATSSGLSAILAGILSVAKHGDHIVASKDIYGGTYELLANELPDFGIDVIFVDFTSQKEILDVIKSTTTLIYSESVTNPLLRVEDLSALVEIAKDHNLYTMIDNTFATPYFCRPFEKGADLVVHSATKYIGGHSDVTAGVLVGGEELIAKAKSKVVNLGSNLSPFEAWLACRGLKTLSVRMDRHANNAQALANALKENEAVQKVYYPENVSAKGNGAIVTIDITGKCNVADFFKSLDWIKIVPTLAGVETSVSYPLSTSHRAVPEASRKELGITEGLIRISVGIEDAADIIAAFEHALKESVLS